The following are from one region of the Halomonas qaidamensis genome:
- a CDS encoding hypoxanthine-guanine phosphoribosyltransferase — MSKLDKEALESLDSMRELMDNADCLISQEQVERALDRMAEAISKDLGDKLPVFYCVMNGGLITTGHLLTRLGFPLEVDYLHATRYRNELRGGELFWRVSPEIPMAGRHVVIVDDILDEGSTLAAILAYCEEAQAASVTTAVLVDKQHDRKAVPGLKADYCSLEVADRYVFGFGMDYKGYWRNAPGIFAPKGM, encoded by the coding sequence ATGTCTAAATTGGATAAAGAGGCGCTTGAGTCGCTTGACTCAATGCGTGAGCTGATGGATAACGCTGACTGCCTAATTTCCCAAGAGCAGGTAGAGCGTGCGCTGGATCGAATGGCTGAAGCGATTAGCAAAGATCTAGGAGATAAACTGCCGGTTTTTTACTGCGTTATGAATGGTGGTTTAATTACCACAGGACATCTGTTAACACGACTTGGTTTTCCGCTGGAAGTAGACTATTTACATGCAACGCGGTACCGCAACGAATTGCGTGGTGGCGAGCTTTTCTGGCGCGTTTCACCAGAAATCCCCATGGCAGGGCGCCACGTTGTCATCGTCGATGACATTCTTGATGAAGGGTCAACATTGGCGGCCATACTCGCCTATTGCGAGGAAGCCCAAGCGGCAAGCGTTACCACGGCTGTACTAGTAGACAAACAGCACGACCGTAAAGCAGTACCTGGCTTAAAAGCCGATTACTGTAGCCTTGAAGTCGCCGATCGTTACGTTTTCGGCTTTGGCATGGACTACAAAGGCTACTGGCGTAACGCCCCTGGGATATTTGCTCCTAAGGGCATGTAG